From the Leptospira sp. WS60.C2 genome, one window contains:
- a CDS encoding O-antigen ligase family protein gives MFGKETFHKISLVFLALFFILSPFSISLSQIFAGTSLFFLFASAIQKRKLPHLSLTLVFWIGLYLSFLFIPFLENQSINWKKDIVKSEFGDVWMGFLLLHHSSLTPLEKKQMHRAVFLGAVFLVISGLISLFFHYRLALFVMDGFRYVEGKRLPHLLAHVKGISLYLPIGFQSTHLTYGGLLALYLPSVWEKTYRLWKHDAIRFLFWKTSLVSLLVSGLGFLLLVWNQSRSIWIGFFFVGFLVLQKRKGSLRNILPWLVAFVFFILAIFILFYHTNWIFQRAIDDVFAKRSLENQRIWIHKMNFSILKEHFLLGIGAGNYGEQFTNVAIPIVKEFPALYYDLFITPKSHAHFDFLHDVLMGGMFALCFYLGFLYFVTKQLDQTNGKFLFFLGIFVIFVAGSFQCYLLDDEVLLPFMGLLALLPRKHNVVQTKKQIKHIAISKFLVWQSLGKVSFSFVFLVLWLSLSVTTTYLWSRTEPEDLILHRSRTKDNFPSPLSQLSIGATKPVPLPPNTKEWYFKLSGCLDKEVNFRTKAVVRKKPIQLKLLWDSELKEHLPNSIRVEIRKRESFDQDKEYKVHGERVLKTISLPITGKDHLVTVDPSDQFQEKPEFVDFGFWYEWVSSTPYLPRIQINGNCE, from the coding sequence ATGTTTGGGAAAGAAACATTTCATAAGATTTCCTTAGTTTTTCTCGCTCTTTTTTTTATCTTGTCTCCTTTTTCCATTAGCTTAAGCCAAATCTTTGCAGGGACTTCTCTATTTTTTCTTTTTGCCTCCGCCATCCAAAAAAGGAAACTTCCTCATCTTTCCTTAACCCTAGTTTTTTGGATTGGCTTGTATCTTAGTTTTTTATTTATCCCCTTCTTGGAAAACCAAAGCATCAACTGGAAAAAGGATATCGTAAAGTCAGAGTTTGGTGATGTTTGGATGGGGTTTTTACTCCTCCACCACTCGAGTCTCACTCCTTTGGAAAAAAAACAAATGCATAGGGCGGTGTTTCTTGGCGCTGTATTTCTTGTGATTTCTGGACTTATCTCTCTTTTTTTCCACTACCGTCTCGCGCTCTTTGTGATGGATGGATTTCGGTATGTGGAAGGGAAACGGCTTCCTCATTTACTTGCTCACGTGAAAGGAATCTCCCTCTATTTGCCCATCGGATTCCAAAGTACGCACTTAACGTACGGGGGACTTCTTGCCCTCTACCTTCCCTCTGTTTGGGAGAAAACCTATCGTTTGTGGAAACACGATGCGATACGCTTTTTGTTTTGGAAGACGAGTCTTGTTTCCCTACTTGTTTCTGGATTGGGATTTCTTCTTTTGGTATGGAACCAAAGTAGATCGATTTGGATTGGTTTTTTCTTTGTAGGATTTCTAGTCTTACAAAAAAGAAAAGGTTCCCTTCGGAACATCCTTCCTTGGCTTGTCGCATTCGTATTTTTCATCCTAGCGATTTTTATTCTTTTTTATCATACCAATTGGATTTTCCAAAGGGCCATCGATGATGTATTCGCTAAACGTTCGTTAGAGAACCAAAGAATCTGGATTCATAAAATGAACTTTTCAATCCTAAAAGAACATTTTCTTTTGGGAATTGGGGCAGGCAATTACGGAGAACAATTCACAAATGTTGCCATTCCCATTGTGAAAGAATTTCCTGCTTTGTATTACGATTTATTCATCACGCCAAAATCACATGCTCACTTTGATTTTCTACACGATGTATTAATGGGAGGTATGTTTGCTTTATGTTTCTACCTGGGATTTTTGTATTTTGTCACCAAACAACTAGACCAAACGAACGGTAAGTTTCTCTTTTTCTTGGGAATTTTTGTCATCTTTGTCGCAGGGAGTTTTCAATGTTATCTGTTAGATGATGAAGTGCTACTCCCGTTCATGGGCCTTTTGGCGTTACTTCCAAGAAAACATAACGTAGTTCAAACGAAAAAGCAAATCAAACACATTGCCATATCCAAGTTTCTTGTTTGGCAGTCGTTAGGAAAAGTATCGTTTTCTTTTGTGTTTCTTGTCTTATGGTTATCTCTCTCCGTTACGACCACCTACCTTTGGAGTCGAACCGAACCAGAAGATTTGATCCTTCATAGATCAAGAACGAAGGATAACTTTCCAAGTCCACTTTCCCAATTGTCCATTGGCGCCACAAAACCCGTCCCACTTCCGCCAAATACCAAGGAATGGTATTTCAAACTTTCAGGCTGTTTGGACAAAGAAGTGAATTTTAGAACAAAAGCCGTAGTCAGAAAAAAACCAATCCAGCTGAAACTGCTTTGGGATTCCGAGTTAAAAGAGCACTTACCCAATTCGATTCGAGTGGAAATTCGGAAACGAGAAAGTTTTGACCAAGACAAAGAATACAAAGTACACGGGGAGCGTGTTCTCAAAACCATTTCGCTTCCCATCACTGGAAAGGATCATCTTGTTACCGTAGATCCAAGCGACCAATTCCAAGAGAAACCAGAGTTTGTTGATTTTGGATTTTGGTATGAGTGGGTATCTAGTACGCCTTATTTGCCCAGGATTCAAATCAATGGGAATTGTGAGTGA
- a CDS encoding glycosyltransferase family 2 protein, whose translation MEGKRKRKLSVAIITFNEEKNIGDCIRSVLSFADEIIVLDSFSTDKTKEIATSFPTVRFYEAPFPGHVEQKNKAISFCQNEWIFSLDADERANEALQKSILAFLEADEIGCDGYKIARLTFHLGRWIRHSGWYPQRRFRLFKKTNACWVGENPHDFIELSPGSRGKVMKGDILHYSFLDFSHQINTINQFSSIVAYTRYAKGERFSVFKTITKPMGKFLEIYLFKFGFLDGIPGLWIALASSFSTYLKYAKLYELDRLQLERPSNVRKDYGKK comes from the coding sequence ATGGAAGGCAAGAGAAAAAGAAAATTGTCGGTGGCCATCATCACCTTCAATGAAGAAAAAAATATCGGAGATTGTATTCGTTCTGTACTGTCCTTTGCAGACGAAATCATTGTTTTAGATTCCTTCAGCACGGACAAAACCAAGGAAATCGCCACGTCCTTCCCTACTGTTCGGTTTTATGAAGCTCCATTTCCAGGTCACGTGGAGCAAAAAAACAAGGCCATTTCCTTTTGCCAAAATGAGTGGATTTTTTCCCTCGATGCGGATGAACGAGCAAACGAAGCTTTGCAAAAATCCATTTTAGCATTTCTAGAGGCAGACGAAATTGGCTGTGATGGTTATAAGATCGCAAGGCTCACCTTTCACTTGGGACGTTGGATCCGTCACAGTGGCTGGTACCCCCAAAGACGATTTCGTTTGTTCAAAAAAACAAATGCCTGCTGGGTCGGAGAAAATCCACACGACTTTATCGAGTTATCCCCTGGGTCTCGTGGCAAAGTGATGAAAGGTGATATCTTACACTATAGTTTTCTCGATTTTAGCCACCAAATCAACACCATCAATCAGTTTTCCAGTATAGTCGCCTACACTCGTTATGCGAAAGGGGAACGATTCTCTGTTTTCAAAACCATTACAAAACCAATGGGTAAGTTTTTAGAGATTTATCTCTTTAAGTTTGGGTTTTTGGATGGAATTCCTGGTCTTTGGATTGCACTTGCCTCTTCGTTTTCTACCTATCTGAAGTATGCGAAATTGTATGAACTTGACCGTTTGCAGTTGGAACGACCGTCCAATGTAAGAAAAGACTATGGCAAAAAATAA
- a CDS encoding D-sedoheptulose 7-phosphate isomerase codes for MDHNQLIQSQIEESIRVKEQLLPTLMPNILSAGKVLVDSLKNDGILYFAGNGGSSCDASHIAAELVIRYKSGNERKAIPAIALNSDQAVLTACSNDYGYEYLFQRQLQAFGKPKDVFVGLTTSGNSQNIILAVEEARKNGMKVVLLLGGDGGKLKGKADVEIIVPSKVTARIQESHILIGHILCSIIEKELFGLD; via the coding sequence ATGGACCATAACCAACTCATCCAATCCCAAATCGAAGAATCCATTCGAGTGAAAGAACAATTACTTCCAACTCTAATGCCGAACATTTTATCCGCAGGAAAAGTGCTTGTGGATTCTCTTAAAAATGATGGGATTTTGTATTTTGCAGGAAATGGTGGTTCCAGTTGTGATGCCTCTCACATTGCTGCTGAACTTGTGATTCGTTACAAATCGGGTAATGAACGAAAAGCGATTCCTGCGATCGCTCTAAATAGTGACCAAGCTGTCCTTACTGCCTGTTCCAATGATTACGGATATGAATATTTATTCCAAAGACAACTCCAAGCGTTTGGAAAACCGAAAGATGTTTTTGTTGGTCTTACCACTTCTGGAAATTCGCAAAACATCATTTTGGCGGTCGAGGAAGCTAGAAAAAATGGAATGAAGGTGGTTTTGCTTTTGGGGGGTGATGGAGGCAAATTAAAAGGAAAAGCCGATGTGGAAATCATTGTTCCTTCCAAGGTAACCGCAAGGATCCAAGAGTCTCATATTTTGATAGGTCATATCCTTTGTAGTATCATCGAAAAGGAACTCTTTGGACTCGATTGA